Within the Caldisalinibacter kiritimatiensis genome, the region AACCTTTTTTTATATATGGTTTGCATATATTGAATATGCTTTTGCCAGATTCCTTTACGTAAATATAAATTAAATGTTCTTTGAATAAGACCAGAGGTTGAAATATCAGATACATGTTTAGCAGATATCACATCATTATATACAGATAAAGGAAATATCATAAAACCTAATCTTAGACCCGGCATAAAAATCTTAGAAAAACTTTTTATATAAATTACTCTATCATATTTATCAATAGATTTAAGTGGAAAACCTTTTAGATTATTAAAAGAAAGCTCGCTTAAATAATCATCTTCAATAATGTAAAAATCATATTTTTTTGCTAAGTCAAGTAGCTTTTCTTTTTTATTATTAGAATAAGTATAACCAGTTGGATTTTGAAAATTTGGCATAACATATATAAACTTAGGGGTAAAAACCTTTAGTTTATTTTCTAATGATTTTATATTTATTCCATCTTCTTGAATAGGAATTTCAATAATTCTTGCAGAGCGAGACTTAAATGAAGCAATTGCGCCTCTATAAGTAGGGCTTTCTATAAAAACAACATCACCATAGTCAATTAAAGCTTTAGAAATTATATCTATTCCTTGTTGAGCTCCAGATATAATTTGTATATTCTCAGTTTCACTATCAATATTATAAGATTTAATATAATTTTTTATAGAGCATCTTAATGGATAAAAGCCTTGACTTTCTTGATAACCAAATGCATTACCTTTGTCTGTATCTAGAATTTCGTTTAATGCCTTTTTGAAGTCAGATACTGGAAATAAATCTGGTGTTGGCATTCCGCTTGCAAAGTTTATTGTTACATCATTTGTTATAATATCGTAATTTATAAGTTTAGAATCATTACCTACAGAATTAAATTCAGTGTCTATAGGTACATGTAACCCCATCTCTTGGTATTCTATTTTAGGTTTAACAAATGTGCCACTACCAACTTTTTTATATACATAATTTTCATTTTCAAGATGCTTATATGCATTTACTATAGTTACATTATTTACACCTAATTTATTGGCTAGTTTACGTATTGGTGGTAGTTTTGTATCTGGTTCAAGTTCCCCAGTTACTATCATTTTTTTTATTGCATTAGATAACTGAATATATAAATGCTGAGAATTTTCTCTGTTTAATTTAATGTTTTTAAATTTATCCATATGCTACCTCCAAGCAAATAATAAAATTGTTCCCATACAATTAATGTTATCAGATTTTAGCAAAGTATTCAAAGCACCATTAAGTATAATTAGTAAAAATAAAGAAATCCAACCATCTGGTTGAATTTCACTACTTCCTTTTGAATATTTTTTTAAATATACCTTTATTATCATCTTTTTCTTTTCGTAATCTTTCTTTGAGCTCAACAACTTCATATGATTTTTCTTTAACCTTCATTTTTAATTTAGCATTTTCACAAATTAAAATGTCACGTTCTTTACTTCTAATTTCTCTTTTTAATTCTTCTATTTCATTCTTTAATTCTTCTATAGCTTGTAAGTTAGCATTTTCACGTTCTACTAATTTAGGTTTAATTTCGTTTATTAGGAAGTCCTGTATCTGATTTGTTAAGCTTGTTAATTCAGGCTTACTATTAGAATCTTGATTTACTAAGGTTGTAACTGCTGTTTCCTCATTACCTTCGTTTACTAATACTTCTGGTGAGTTTAGAATTAATTTAATTTGCTTGTTAGTAAACCCTTTTTCCTGAAGGGTTTTTATATATTTTAGCTTTTCAATTTCCTTATATGTGTAATATCTGTGATTAGATTTGTTTCTTGGAATTTCTAACTCAAATTCCTTTTCGTAATATCTCAGAACATGTGGTGGATAATCAGTAATTTCTGAAACTTCAGATATTGAATATTCTTTTTCTGGATCTATCATTAAGTCACCTCCTAAGCCTTATAATTATTTAATTCTTTAAATAGTGTAATATTCCTTCAAAATTATTAAAAAATTTAACATCAAATTTCGATATAATTAAAACCGTGTTAAAATATTCTGTAATACTTTAGAACTATATGTAGAATAAAGTAGTTAATTGCATAAAAAGAAAGACTAAATGCCAACTTCTTAATGCATTTAGTCTTATTGGTAAATAATATATTCATCAAAGTTTACATAAGATTTATATTGACAACTAGATTGCTTTACCATAAAAAAATGTTTTTATAGGTTTGAAATTGTATCTTTCTGGTAAAATGATTTGCTCAGTACTACCGACAAATAATACACCATCATCAGTCAATGAATCATAAAAATTTTTATATAACTTTACCTTTGCCTCTTCTGTAAAATATATCATCACATTTCTACATAAAATCAAATGGTTATCTTTAGGATATGCATCTTTCAATAGATTATGATGCTTAAATTCTATACACTTTTTAATAGATTCATCTATTTTATAAGAATTACCTATTTTCTTAAAAAACTTCTTCTTATATTCTGAATGCACATTTTTTAAACTTTTTTCGTTATAAATTCCAATCTTTGCTTTTTCAATTGCAGCTTTATCAATATCTGTAGCTAAAATTTTTATTTCGTTTATATTATAGAATTTAGTAAGTATCATTGCTAATGTGTATGGTTCTTCACCTGTTGAGCAAGCACTATTCCATATTTTTATTTTACCATTTCTTTTAATTAAATTAGGTATAATATCATGTTCCATAACTTCCCATTGCTTAGGGTTTCTAAAAAACTCTGAAACATTAATTGTCAAATAGTTAATAAATTCGTTAAATAATTCTCTATCTTTTTTTATAGCATAAAAATAATCTTCTAAGTCTTTAAAACCATTACGGTTAGCTAGTGAGTTAATTCTTCTTCTCATTTGCTTTTCTTTATAAAGATTTAAGTCGATATCAGTAAGTTTATAGATTTGTTTCTTAAAAAATTCATATTTATCCATTTTGTTACCCCTTTACTAAAAAAGATTATAATTAATTGTAGCATAAAAAAAAAGTCTGTGGCAATATACCACAGAGAAAGAATGTAAAGGGGGTCTTAATGTATTTTGTGAGGTCACTATTATTTTTGACATTTCTATTTTTTTTATTCATAATGAATATCCTGTTAGATATAAATGAGGAAGGGAGAGTTCCCTTCCTTAATAACTATTTATTATTCATTATATCTTCGACAGTAATTTCTTCTTGTGGTTCTTGATAGTCCTTGAATTTTTCCACATCGTCTTCATTAACTTCTTTTATACTTAAACTCATTCTTTTTTCTTCTTCTTTAATATTCAAAATTTTTACTTTTATTTTTTGTCCTTCAGTAAGCTTTTCAGAAGGTTTTGCAATATGTTCATTTGAAATTTGAGAAATATGAACTAAACCTTCTAAACCAGGTTCTATTTCCACAAAGGCACCA harbors:
- a CDS encoding PLP-dependent aminotransferase family protein; this translates as MDKFKNIKLNRENSQHLYIQLSNAIKKMIVTGELEPDTKLPPIRKLANKLGVNNVTIVNAYKHLENENYVYKKVGSGTFVKPKIEYQEMGLHVPIDTEFNSVGNDSKLINYDIITNDVTINFASGMPTPDLFPVSDFKKALNEILDTDKGNAFGYQESQGFYPLRCSIKNYIKSYNIDSETENIQIISGAQQGIDIISKALIDYGDVVFIESPTYRGAIASFKSRSARIIEIPIQEDGINIKSLENKLKVFTPKFIYVMPNFQNPTGYTYSNNKKEKLLDLAKKYDFYIIEDDYLSELSFNNLKGFPLKSIDKYDRVIYIKSFSKIFMPGLRLGFMIFPLSVYNDVISAKHVSDISTSGLIQRTFNLYLRKGIWQKHIQYMQTIYKKRFQIMTNSLNKYLPKQVHINLPKGGLNFWISLPNGFSSNELYNLCIKNNIVIVPGSVFYKDKNDSNYFRLNTASVYTEQIDEGIKKLSNILIQFLKIYGNKELRPTTPLL
- a CDS encoding MerR family transcriptional regulator, with amino-acid sequence MIDPEKEYSISEVSEITDYPPHVLRYYEKEFELEIPRNKSNHRYYTYKEIEKLKYIKTLQEKGFTNKQIKLILNSPEVLVNEGNEETAVTTLVNQDSNSKPELTSLTNQIQDFLINEIKPKLVERENANLQAIEELKNEIEELKREIRSKERDILICENAKLKMKVKEKSYEVVELKERLRKEKDDNKGIFKKIFKRK
- a CDS encoding CheR family methyltransferase, whose product is MDKYEFFKKQIYKLTDIDLNLYKEKQMRRRINSLANRNGFKDLEDYFYAIKKDRELFNEFINYLTINVSEFFRNPKQWEVMEHDIIPNLIKRNGKIKIWNSACSTGEEPYTLAMILTKFYNINEIKILATDIDKAAIEKAKIGIYNEKSLKNVHSEYKKKFFKKIGNSYKIDESIKKCIEFKHHNLLKDAYPKDNHLILCRNVMIYFTEEAKVKLYKNFYDSLTDDGVLFVGSTEQIILPERYNFKPIKTFFYGKAI